In the genome of Deinococcus deserti VCD115, one region contains:
- a CDS encoding peptidylprolyl isomerase → MKQLLITLALLGGGALAQTTTPPSTTPATPAPAQTAPAQTSAAQDSAVVGRIGQEVITLAEFNRAFRQAVARVLNSQGVPFEESYMAEFNDARGEFLKQYLRDRAVYQLARGSVKADAAEIDKQVADARADFESDAEFADALSGTGYASEADLRADLERQLIVGTYLRSIQSRFKFGDAVVAGNYNLNRTSFMRQREACARHILVKSQAEAQAVVKELQAGGDFAKIATSKSQDPGSAAQGGDLGCFGEGDMVATFDKASFTGPLNTPQIVQSEFGWHVVLVSKRTEAGMVPLAEAAPVIREQLTREAAQKYLNSQIAKMKTESFPDVVKVTAAPAPK, encoded by the coding sequence GTGAAACAACTCCTGATCACGCTGGCGCTGCTTGGAGGCGGCGCCCTGGCCCAAACGACCACGCCTCCAAGCACCACACCTGCGACGCCTGCTCCTGCGCAGACCGCGCCGGCTCAGACATCCGCGGCGCAGGACAGCGCCGTCGTGGGACGGATCGGCCAGGAGGTCATCACCCTGGCCGAATTCAACCGTGCCTTCCGGCAGGCCGTGGCCCGGGTGCTGAATTCTCAGGGCGTACCGTTCGAAGAAAGCTACATGGCAGAATTCAACGACGCCCGCGGCGAATTTCTCAAGCAGTATCTGCGTGACCGCGCTGTTTACCAGCTGGCCCGCGGCAGCGTCAAGGCCGACGCCGCCGAGATAGACAAGCAGGTGGCCGATGCTCGCGCCGATTTTGAAAGTGACGCCGAATTTGCCGATGCCCTGAGTGGCACCGGGTATGCCAGCGAAGCAGACCTGCGTGCCGATCTCGAGCGGCAGCTGATCGTCGGCACCTACCTCCGGTCCATCCAGAGCCGCTTCAAGTTCGGAGACGCTGTGGTGGCAGGCAACTACAACCTCAACCGCACTTCGTTTATGCGTCAGCGTGAAGCGTGTGCCCGGCATATTCTGGTCAAATCTCAGGCTGAAGCCCAGGCCGTGGTCAAAGAGCTGCAGGCCGGCGGAGACTTTGCCAAAATTGCTACCAGCAAGAGCCAGGATCCTGGAAGTGCTGCGCAGGGCGGCGACCTGGGCTGCTTCGGAGAAGGCGACATGGTTGCCACCTTCGACAAGGCCAGCTTCACCGGCCCGCTGAACACCCCCCAGATCGTCCAGTCCGAGTTCGGATGGCACGTCGTGCTGGTGTCCAAGCGCACCGAAGCCGGAATGGTTCCACTGGCCGAAGCTGCGCCTGTCATTCGTGAACAGCTGACCCGGGAAGCTGCGCAGAAATACCTCAATTCTCAGATTGCCAAGATGAAAACCGAGTCCTTCCCCGATGTGGTGAAGGTTACAGCCGCGCCTGCCCCCAAATAA
- the trmD gene encoding tRNA (guanosine(37)-N1)-methyltransferase TrmD, whose amino-acid sequence MLTFSFLTLFPELLAPFAAEAIVGKARERGLVDVNLVNMRDFAQNRHLKVDDTPYGGGAGMVIRVDVAERALHSLPPADEVILFTPAGERFTQQVAEELAGRQHLAFLCGRYEGFDARVEGLVTRELSIGDFVMMGGEAAAACVLEAVARLVPGVLGDPESHQADSFSSGLLDYPEYTRPAEWQGQPVPEVLKGGNHAAVAAWRRAQALERTWRRRPDLLPDAGLTPQDTATLLELGVSQEELDVWGAPPAPVKRHRKRRPETTESAS is encoded by the coding sequence ATGCTGACGTTTTCGTTTCTTACTCTCTTCCCCGAGCTCCTGGCTCCATTCGCTGCCGAAGCCATTGTTGGCAAGGCGCGGGAGCGGGGGCTGGTGGACGTCAATCTGGTAAATATGCGTGACTTTGCGCAGAACAGACATCTGAAGGTTGACGACACACCTTACGGTGGCGGCGCGGGCATGGTGATCCGTGTGGATGTGGCTGAGCGTGCCCTGCACAGCCTGCCTCCTGCCGACGAGGTCATTCTGTTTACGCCGGCGGGCGAGCGCTTCACCCAGCAGGTGGCCGAAGAACTGGCTGGTCGCCAGCATCTGGCATTCCTGTGCGGCCGCTACGAGGGCTTTGATGCCCGGGTCGAAGGCCTGGTGACCCGCGAACTGAGCATCGGCGACTTTGTGATGATGGGTGGCGAAGCGGCCGCCGCCTGCGTGCTTGAGGCAGTCGCGCGGCTGGTGCCTGGAGTACTGGGCGATCCGGAATCTCATCAGGCCGACAGCTTCAGCAGCGGGCTGCTGGACTATCCGGAATACACCCGCCCTGCCGAGTGGCAGGGTCAGCCGGTTCCAGAGGTCCTGAAGGGCGGCAATCATGCAGCAGTCGCAGCCTGGCGCCGGGCGCAGGCTCTGGAGCGGACCTGGAGACGGCGCCCCGACCTGCTGCCAGATGCCGGCCTCACGCCGCAGGACACGGCGACGCTGCTGGAACTTGGGGTAAGCCAGGAAGAGCTCGACGTCTGGGGAGCGCCACCCGCTCCTGTCAAACGCCATCGCAAACGGCGTCCGGAAACAACCGAGTCAGCATCCTGA
- the rimM gene encoding ribosome maturation factor RimM (Essential for efficient processing of 16S rRNA) translates to MSGPGVDHTRVGHFLGPHGVQGGIKLYVLGSPEQVLKLPRVYVEDRGWLRVRRAEPLVPGVALHLAGITSREGAETLRGLNVYAADSDLPAPEEGVYYYHELRGLPVRDESGTPLGEVVDVEDSGHQDLLVVRHEGGDSFVPLQAPYVQVNLEGRQPVSLTLTAETPAGLLGDDEEAESDDDAANQGNPKDLEK, encoded by the coding sequence CATTTCCTGGGTCCGCACGGCGTGCAGGGAGGCATCAAGCTGTATGTGCTGGGGAGTCCAGAACAGGTGCTGAAGCTGCCGCGCGTCTATGTTGAAGACAGGGGCTGGCTGCGCGTCCGCCGGGCCGAGCCGCTGGTTCCGGGGGTCGCGCTGCATCTGGCAGGCATCACGTCGCGGGAAGGGGCCGAGACCCTGCGCGGCCTCAATGTGTATGCCGCCGACAGCGACCTGCCAGCCCCCGAGGAGGGCGTCTATTACTACCACGAGCTGCGTGGCCTGCCGGTGCGTGATGAATCAGGCACGCCACTGGGCGAAGTCGTGGACGTGGAGGATTCGGGGCATCAGGATCTGCTGGTGGTCCGGCATGAGGGGGGCGACTCGTTTGTGCCTCTTCAGGCGCCGTACGTGCAGGTGAATCTGGAAGGTCGCCAGCCGGTCTCGCTGACCCTGACAGCCGAAACTCCGGCCGGGCTGTTGGGTGATGACGAGGAAGCAGAGAGTGACGATGACGCCGCGAACCAGGGAAACCCCAAAGACCTTGAGAAATAG
- a CDS encoding lipid II:glycine glycyltransferase FemX — protein MRLTLQETTDPRVYDDAVSRLPITSALQGWGYGEARRALGQTPVRYLITRDGQTVGAVQLIRKRLVPGFSTLYAPRGPALESLDLLPAVADAVKKIARPTDALLKIEPPVPLPANDDSRAIPESYGPFQRAATEQPEHTIVADLRQNEDELFAGLHSMARRNVRTAQKLGVVAGRDDDFEAFWEIFTATNERAKLGAFPRKYYETMLREGNAHGGEAYLVLARSQGKALAGGFFLAMGKGTYYLFGGSVRDDRVDDAGQPFKDAKAPDAFYWNAMLDAKRRGYELFDFWGIPRELDESKHSFGVFKMKLKFSEQRVWYPAYDLNLNPAAPVIVKALRWRKTQNNLRKRGSAEDVL, from the coding sequence GTGCGCCTGACCCTGCAAGAAACGACCGACCCGCGTGTCTACGACGATGCGGTGAGCCGCCTGCCCATTACCAGTGCCCTGCAGGGCTGGGGCTACGGCGAGGCAAGGCGCGCCCTCGGGCAGACTCCGGTACGGTACCTGATCACCCGGGACGGCCAGACGGTCGGTGCTGTGCAGCTGATCCGCAAACGGCTGGTCCCTGGCTTTTCTACGCTGTACGCCCCACGCGGCCCCGCTCTGGAAAGTCTGGACCTTCTGCCGGCCGTTGCTGACGCAGTGAAGAAAATTGCCCGGCCGACGGACGCCCTATTGAAGATCGAGCCCCCGGTGCCTCTGCCTGCCAACGACGACAGCCGCGCCATTCCTGAAAGTTACGGACCGTTTCAGCGTGCGGCCACCGAGCAGCCGGAGCACACCATCGTGGCGGACCTGCGTCAGAACGAAGACGAGCTGTTCGCAGGGCTGCACAGCATGGCCCGGCGTAACGTTCGCACCGCTCAGAAGCTTGGAGTCGTTGCAGGGCGCGACGACGACTTTGAGGCCTTCTGGGAGATTTTTACGGCTACCAACGAGCGGGCCAAGCTGGGGGCCTTCCCGCGCAAGTACTACGAGACCATGCTGCGTGAAGGCAACGCCCACGGAGGTGAGGCGTATCTGGTGCTGGCGCGGTCACAGGGCAAGGCTCTGGCAGGCGGATTTTTCCTGGCGATGGGCAAGGGGACCTATTACCTGTTTGGGGGCAGCGTCCGTGACGACCGGGTGGATGATGCCGGTCAGCCGTTCAAGGACGCCAAGGCTCCCGACGCCTTCTACTGGAACGCCATGCTTGACGCGAAACGACGTGGTTACGAACTGTTCGATTTCTGGGGCATCCCACGCGAGCTTGACGAGAGCAAACACAGCTTCGGCGTCTTCAAGATGAAGCTCAAATTCAGCGAGCAGCGGGTCTGGTATCCGGCTTATGACCTGAACCTCAACCCGGCCGCGCCGGTCATCGTCAAGGCCCTGCGCTGGCGCAAGACCCAGAACAACCTTCGTAAGCGCGGCAGCGCCGAAGACGTGCTGTAA